A single genomic interval of Nitrosomonadales bacterium harbors:
- a CDS encoding glycerol kinase, protein MQETTYLSTTKLAEKFAMQPKELFAQLATLGLINQSDGAWELTEEGRKKGGIVKESKQYGPYIAWPSNVDLNLTINEALITATAIGKHFELSATKANYILSELGWIKKSLKGWALTNQGAKLGGVQDEDKKSGIPFVRWPETIVNSKALLESMGHITGKPPEKKAEEVVKTDEEIGFRDKFEAKHRSADGHFVRSKAEMLIDNWLYMAEIVHAYERKLPIEEDVYSDFYIPTGKVYLEYWGLENDPKYLARKKQKIEIYNKYGFNLIELCDKEVQNLDDHLPRLLLKYGVQAY, encoded by the coding sequence ATGCAGGAAACTACTTATCTCTCAACCACAAAACTTGCAGAGAAATTTGCCATGCAGCCGAAGGAGCTTTTTGCGCAATTGGCAACGCTTGGGCTGATCAATCAAAGCGATGGCGCATGGGAACTGACCGAGGAAGGCAGGAAGAAAGGCGGCATTGTCAAAGAGAGTAAACAGTATGGCCCGTATATCGCATGGCCGAGCAACGTAGACCTGAATCTGACCATCAATGAAGCGCTCATCACCGCGACAGCCATAGGCAAGCATTTTGAATTGAGTGCGACCAAAGCCAACTACATCCTTTCAGAGCTGGGCTGGATCAAGAAAAGTCTTAAGGGCTGGGCGCTGACCAATCAGGGCGCAAAACTGGGTGGTGTGCAGGATGAAGACAAGAAATCAGGCATCCCCTTTGTGCGCTGGCCGGAAACCATCGTCAACTCAAAAGCATTGCTGGAGTCGATGGGGCACATCACCGGCAAGCCCCCTGAAAAGAAGGCGGAAGAGGTTGTGAAGACCGACGAGGAAATCGGGTTCCGAGATAAGTTTGAGGCGAAGCACCGGTCTGCCGATGGGCATTTTGTCAGGTCGAAGGCGGAAATGTTGATCGACAACTGGCTCTATATGGCCGAGATCGTCCATGCCTATGAGCGCAAGCTGCCCATTGAGGAAGATGTTTATTCGGATTTCTACATTCCCACCGGCAAGGTCTATCTGGAATATTGGGGGCTGGAGAACGATCCCAAGTACCTTGCCAGGAAGAAACAGAAGATCGAGATTTACAATAAATACGGTTTTAATCTGATCGAACTTTGCGACAAGGAAGTCCAGAACCTGGACGATCACCTGCCTAGGTTGTTGCTCAAGTATGGCGTGCAGGCTTATTGA